Part of the Microbacterium sp. Clip185 genome is shown below.
GAAAGGGCATGCCGGCGCGATGCTGCCAAGGCGACGAGGACGCGGGTGCGCGTGGGTGGCGCCGCTGTTGCGGTGGCGTCGAGCACGGAGATCTACCTGTCTTATTGAGAACCATTCTCAACTATACGGGATGTGGGGCACGGTCCTGACCGTTCCGCATCCGTACACTCGACGCGTGACTGATCTCGCCGCCGACGCAGCGTTCCGGGCGCAGGAGTCGCGGATGCGGATGCGGCACAGGGCGCAGCTGCTGTGGGCGCTGGTCGTGATGTGCGTCGTGGTGAGCGCACTCATCTGGGCGTTGTGGGTGGTGCCGGTGTCGCGGTCGGTCGCGGCGGCGCAGCCGGTGCCGCTGGGCCAGACGGTCGAGCTGCCCGCGGAGGGCGTCACGGGAGTGTGGGCGTCGGGAACGGCGCCGCTGCTGGGACTCGTCGAGTGCCGAGCCGAGACCGCCGACGGGCGCGCGCTCGGCACCTGGTCGGTGCCGTCGCCGGGATGGGACGACACGCTGTGGTGGATGACCCACGGCGGCGGCTTCTCGCCCGTGCTGAGTATCGCGGATGCGGGCGGCGCTGCCGCATTCGTCACCTGTTCTTCGCAGCTCGACGCGTACGACGGGCAGTTCCTGCTGGCCGGCGACGTGACCGCCGGCGGCGGTGGCGTGGGCCTCGGGCGGATGGGAAACGTCGACTATCGCACAGGCACGCTCCTCGCGCTCGGCGCCGTGGGGCTGCCGCTGTTCGCGTTCCTCATGACGATCGTGCTGCTCGTGCAAGGCCTGCGTGCCCGTCGCTCGGGCCGATAGCCTCGATCGGTATGAGCGCCGTCACCTACTCCTGTGTCGAGCCGGACTGCGGATGGCATCAGACCGTTCCCTCGCACCGCGCGCGGTCGACGGATGCGGCGCGCGAGCGGACCGAGCACGGCGGCTCCCATGAGCCCGAGGCGAGCTTCTCGGTGCGGGAGCGCTGGGTGTGGCTCTGGCCCCTGTTCGTCATCAACCTCGTGTGGCTGGGGGTGAGCGTGTACGCGGCGGTCGAGAACGACTTCACGCTCGGGGTCTTCGCGCCGCAGGTGGCGATGCTGCAGGCGTGGTGGATCGGGGCGATCGAGGCCGTGATCATCGCGGTCGGCACCTTCTCGTATGCGTCGACCGTGCCGGCAGGCGCGTCGTTCTGGCGTCGCGCCTTCGCGGGGCTCACGATGTCGGCCGTGCTCGTGATGATCGGCAATGGGGCGGCCGTCCTGGCGTTCCTGGGCTGGATCTCGTCGGCGCTGTGATCGCCCGTCTCGCGGTGACGGATGCGTGCCACCCGCCCCTTCTCGCCGGGGCCGCCGACGATACTGGTGGCATGTTTGCCTTCGACGATTCGCCCCAGCGGGCGCGACGGACACCCGCTGTCGTGACCGAGCTCGCCGACGGCGAGGTGTTCGTGTTCGGCAGCAACGCGAGCGGCCACCACGGTGCGGGGGCGGCGCGCGCCGCCTTCGAGAATTTCGGTGCCGAGTGGGGCGTGGGTGTCGGGCCGACGGGTCGCTCCTACGCGATCGACACGATGAGCGGCTTCGACACGATGATCGAGCAGATCGTCGACTTCCTCGACTACGCCCGCGCGCATCCCGACACGACCTTTCTCGTCACGCCCATCGGCACGGGCATCGCCGGACACAAGGTGGAGGACGTCGCGCCGCTCTTCCAGGGTGCTCCCGCGAACGTCGTGCTCCCGCAGGTGTTCGTCGACGCGTTCGACGCGCAGTGAGCGCAGAGCCGCCCCGTCGCCGCTTCCGGCCGCCGCGCACCGTGCTGTGGCGGCTGTTCGGAATACAGATGTGCGGGATCGTCCTGATCGTGGTGGGCACGGTCCTGCATGTGCACCTCGCGGTCGTGCTCCTGGCCGCCTTCCTCGTGCTCGTCAGTCTGCTGCGCGTGTGGTGGGAGCCGTTGCCGACGACCCGCTGGATGGCATGGATCTCGCCGGTGCTGCTGGTCGCGGCGGTCATCGTCTGGCTTGTCGCGGGCTGAGCGCGGCTTGCTCGCATCCGCGCTTTCTCCGACGAACGGCGGGATGCGGGCTACGCGACCGTTGCGCTCGGCGACTCGCTGCGGCACGTTGGATGTATGCCGTTCCTCGCGTTGATCATCTTCGCCGTCATGGTGGTCGCGCTCATCGATGCCATCACGCGCCGCGACGATCAGATCCGGTTCCTGCCGAAGGTCGCGTGGATCTTCTTCATCGTGCTGCTGCCGCTCGTCGGCTCCATCCTGTGGTTCACGCTCGGCCGTGAGCACGGCGGCGGGCGCGAGGCCATGAGCTTCGGCGACCCGCGTCGCTGGTCGAAGGAGGAGGCGGCCCCTGCTCCCGCGCCGCGTCCGCGCGACACCCGTACGACCGAACAGCAGCTCGCCGACCTTGAGCGCGAGGAACGTGCGGCTGCCCTGGAGGCGGAGATCCGCCGGCGCCGGGCCGCGAAGGACGGCGGCTCCGCGAGCGCGTGAGCGGCGCAGGGTTCTTCTTCCGCACGCGCTTCTTCCTCACACGCTGAGGCGTGCCGGGTGGGTTGCCGGTGGGGTGGGATGTGGCGGAGTTGTGTCCGAACTCCTGCGGAACCAGATGTGGGGGCCGATTCGGCGCCGGATAGGTCGAATCTGCAGGAGTTCGGGCTCGAGAGGGTCCGGCTCAGGGGCTGCTGAGGGGGTAGGGGTGCTGCGGGATCTCCAGGGTGAAGGTGGTGCGCTCGCCGGGCTCGCTCTCGATGTGGATGTGGCCGCCGTGCGCCGCGACGATGGCGCGCGCGTTGGTGAGGCCGAGGCCGAAGCCCTGGATCGCCTGCGCGCGGGCGTAGGGCGCGCGGTAGAAGCGGTCGAAGGCGCGGCGCTGTTCCGAGAGGGTGAGTCCCTGGCCGGTGTTGGTGACGGCGAGCATCACGCGGCCCTTCGCGACGCCGTAGCGGAGGATGACGGCCGCATCCGCCGCGCCGAACTTGATGGCGTTCGTCAGGAGCTCGGCGACCGCGATCGTGAGCTGCTCCTGGTCGGCATGCACGGGGAGCGCCTCGGGACCGGTGAGCTCGATGCGCACGTTGCGTGTCTGGGCGAGGGCGGCGACACGTTCGGATGCCGCCCGGCAGATGCGGGCGGCGTCGGTCTCGACCCAGTCGAGCACCTTGTTGCTGTCGTTCGCGGCGAGCAGGTCACGGACGCGATCGAGCAGGTCGTTGGTCTTGCGGGTGACGATGTCGATGTAGCCGCGAACCTTCGTGTCGGCGGGGTCGACCGCGTCGTCGATCAGGTCGAGGAAGCCCGTGATGCTCGTGATGGGGGTGCGCAGCTCGTGCGAGACCGTGCGCAGGAACTGCTCGCGCACCTCGATCGCGTCGGCGAGTTCGGTGACGTCGTAGGCGACGACGACCGTTCCCAGCAGCTCGCCGTCTTCGCGGCGCACCTGGCCTGACGAGGCGATGATGGCGATCTGCGAGTCGGGCGGGCCGATCCACTCGAGGTGGTCCTCGATGGCCTCGCCGCGCAGGGCTCGCGGGATGATCTGCTCGTCGTAGGGGATGCGGGTCACGCGGTCGGCGGCGAAGGCGTTCTCGCCGCTGTAGGGCGGGATGTCGAGGCGGAAGCCGGCGACGACGGTCATCTCGCGCGCGGTGGTGTTGGCCACGTCGAGCCGGCCTTCGGCGTCGAAGAAGGCGACGCCCGCGCTGACGGTGTTCAGGATGCCGAGGGCGATCGCCTCCGCATCCTTCGCGTCGCGCAGCGCTTCGGCCTGCGCGCGGGATGCTGCAGCCAGGCGCACGCCGTTGCGGCGCAGGGTGCCCGCGGCGACGAACACGATGACCGCGACGCCGATGATGAGGATCGGGAAGGAGACCACGTTGGCCCATTCGACCGCGGTGTCGGGCCAGTCGGAGGTGTAGAAGAAGCGGAACGAGGTGATGAACGCGCCCCCGAGGACGCCGGCGATCATCCCGTACCAGGGGAAGCCGTAGGCGAGCCAGAGGATCGGGAAGAGCGACAGGATCGTGACCGCGGCGACGCTGGCGCCGATCTCCGCGCGGAAGAAGGCGACGGCGAGCAGGTCGAGGGCGGCGACGGTGATCATCCAGGAGCGGTGGATGCGTTCCCACGGCACCGCGAGGGCACCGAGCGTGGCCACGACGGTGAGCACGACACCGGCGATCATCGGCCATGCGCCCCACCGGGCGGGCTCGACGAGGGTGGTCAGTGCGGCGATGTAGATGACGCCGAGTGCGAACGGAAGCTGCGCGCGGAGGAAGACGCGCAGGCGGCCCCGGGGGCTCGCCTCCATCTCGAACAACGGCATTGCTGCTCCTCGGGTCGCCTCTTCTGAGATGACCATGCCATTGCGGAGCGCTGAGCGCCACAATCGGGCGTCCCGGCCGATCCTGCGCTATGTGCGCTGCGGCTTGGGATAGGCGGCGCGGAGGTAGTCCGATTGCAGGTAGTCCGAGACGCCGATCAGCAGGATGGCGAAGACGATCTGCTCGCTGATGACCCACCACGGATAGAGGCCGGGGATCGCCGCGAGCACGAGCGCGATGATCGGGAAGATGCGGCTGAACAGCTG
Proteins encoded:
- a CDS encoding PLD nuclease N-terminal domain-containing protein; its protein translation is MPFLALIIFAVMVVALIDAITRRDDQIRFLPKVAWIFFIVLLPLVGSILWFTLGREHGGGREAMSFGDPRRWSKEEAAPAPAPRPRDTRTTEQQLADLEREERAAALEAEIRRRRAAKDGGSASA
- a CDS encoding sensor histidine kinase; translation: MPLFEMEASPRGRLRVFLRAQLPFALGVIYIAALTTLVEPARWGAWPMIAGVVLTVVATLGALAVPWERIHRSWMITVAALDLLAVAFFRAEIGASVAAVTILSLFPILWLAYGFPWYGMIAGVLGGAFITSFRFFYTSDWPDTAVEWANVVSFPILIIGVAVIVFVAAGTLRRNGVRLAAASRAQAEALRDAKDAEAIALGILNTVSAGVAFFDAEGRLDVANTTAREMTVVAGFRLDIPPYSGENAFAADRVTRIPYDEQIIPRALRGEAIEDHLEWIGPPDSQIAIIASSGQVRREDGELLGTVVVAYDVTELADAIEVREQFLRTVSHELRTPITSITGFLDLIDDAVDPADTKVRGYIDIVTRKTNDLLDRVRDLLAANDSNKVLDWVETDAARICRAASERVAALAQTRNVRIELTGPEALPVHADQEQLTIAVAELLTNAIKFGAADAAVILRYGVAKGRVMLAVTNTGQGLTLSEQRRAFDRFYRAPYARAQAIQGFGLGLTNARAIVAAHGGHIHIESEPGERTTFTLEIPQHPYPLSSP
- a CDS encoding A1S_2505 family phage non-structural protein, coding for MFAFDDSPQRARRTPAVVTELADGEVFVFGSNASGHHGAGAARAAFENFGAEWGVGVGPTGRSYAIDTMSGFDTMIEQIVDFLDYARAHPDTTFLVTPIGTGIAGHKVEDVAPLFQGAPANVVLPQVFVDAFDAQ